The Canis lupus baileyi chromosome 26, mCanLup2.hap1, whole genome shotgun sequence DNA window CTGCTGTTGGAGGTCATGCCTCCGATCTCACAAAGTGAGCCGGGAGCTTCTGGAtctggcacccccacccccagcttctgAGTTTATGAAAAGGGTTCCCAGAAGAGTAAGTGTCCCCACTCTCGCCCACGTTTTTCACTCCCACTACTAACCCAGGACCAGGGGGCACATTTCGGGAGGACCAGGACCACCAATCCCCGTGGGCAGCAGTTATGCCCACCCCTTGACCTCAGGCAAGGCACCCTGTGGGCTCTCCTGGGGTAGTCTCTCCACGGCCCCTGCTGCCACTCAGACCCAAGGAAAAGGTGAGGtggttgcagggaagagggagcaaGAGGGGACTCTTGTCCAGGTGCACCAGTGGACCCCGAGTCACCCCACTGGTCCTCAGGACCTGACCACGGAGCACAGCAGCCCAACCTGGGATATGAGCTGGATAATCAGGAAAATCTGGATCTCAGTTGGCTGGGGGAGggatgcggggcgggggggggaaggtGCCAGGCTGAgcaacaaataataaacaaacctAAAAACAGGATATCCAGTTAGAGCTGAATTTCTGACAAATAAGGTTTATAAAAGTATGACCCATGCAAGTAGGACACCCTTCTACTCAAAAGTATTTATTGtctatctgaaattcaaacttacGTGGGCATTCTGTGTTTTAGCTGGAGAGCCCAGTGGAGGGATATCCAGCCTCCCAATTCACTCTGTCAACCCCTCCTGCTTGCCAGCCCCTAAGGACCCCAGCAGCCTGCAGCTCTGCTGCACAAGCCTGGTGGGGACTGGGCTGCAGGGGACGCACCTACACGGAGCAGGGGCGCAGAGCGGGCTTGCGGGGGCCTGGAACCCCCTGCCCAGAACACTCTGGGTCTGTGAGGCGGGTCCGGCTGCCCGGCTCCAAGGCTCTGCCTCGGTTTGCCCAATTTGCTGTTTCCGGTCCAGGCGACTATAGAACGAGCCCTAAGAGCCTGGCTCGACCCCTGTCCCCTCTGCCCTCGGGTGGGCCGGCCCTCTCGAGcacaggagaaaaagaggaacccACTGAAGCCCTCCAGAAAAGAGGAAGGTACAGCTTGCGGGCTGATTTGagtgaggagtggggaggagggcttGGCCAGGGGCTGAAAATGAGGAACACCCGCCAGGCAGGACCTACCTGGAGGTCACTGCCTCTGCTGGCACCCGTGGAAAGAGGATGCAGAACAGGTGGGGGGTTTCCAGCCCAAGCTCACCCCCTTTCCTGGAAAGgaaggtgtggggtgggggtggggggacaggaccTTGGACACACACTGCCTCACTGCTCTGTGGCACCCCCGTGGCCAGACTCAGTTTCTCCCCTAGGGTGAGGAGGTGCATGGGATTCCTGGGCCGAGAACTGGTACCAGCGGCCTTCCTCGGGGCCTCCAGTGCCTGAGCTCGCAGCCTGAGCACCCGTTTCCCCCTTGGGAGCACCTGGGCAGGCAGGGAGCCATGGTGGCCCACAGCGGGCCTCGGCTGGGGCCAGGGAGGCCCTGCGTGTTGCTGCCGAGGCCGGGCTCCTGGCCAGGAAGAGGCCAAGGCTGTAGGTTTCCGGGCCGCTGCCCGCCctccgtgggggtgggggtggggctgctcAGGTGTGACGGGCGCCCACGGGAGCCGCAGGCACGGGAGGGTGGGCGAGGGCGGGCGGctgcgcgcgggggcggggccgaggcctTTGTCGCCGTCACAGGGGCCGCCTCGCTCCCAGCAACAGTGACTCACGTGGGGGCACGTGCGCCGCCGCGGACCCCCAGGCCCGGGTCACAAAGGCCGCAGGGCCGGGGCCTGAAGAGGCGCGTCCCCAGACGGCCGAGCGCGGCGCTCGCCCCCGgtcccggccccgcagcccccgcggcccccgcggccccccgcagccccccgacCCCCGTGGAcctccccgcccccgcagcccccgcagccccgccgcgCGCACACGGCTCCCGCGGAGCGCCGGCGCCTCGACGCCCATGTGCGTGGTGTGCTTCGTGAAGGCGCTGGTGCACGTGTTCAGGCTGTACCTGGCCGCCAGCTGCAGCTCCGGCCTCTGCGGCCGGCCCGTGGACTTCCGCTGGGACGCGGtgcgcgcgggcgggggcgcgggcgggggcgcgggcgcgggcggggggcggcgggcgctgacgtgcgcggcggccgcggcgggccTGTGGCTGGTGctcggcggggcgcggggcgggggggcggcggggcggccgcggggcggggcgcggggcccggcgcTGTGCCTCCTGCTGCAGCTGCGCGAGCTCCCGGGGCAGCTGGCCTGCTACGCGCTGGCGCACTCGCTGGGCCGCTGGCTCGTGTACCCGGGCTCCGTGTCCCTGATGGCGCGcgcgctgctgccgctgctgcagCGGGGCCAGGAGCGCCTGGTGGAGCGCTACGGCGGCCGGCGCGCCAAGCTGGCGGCCCGCGACGGCGGCGAGATCGACGCGGTGTTCATGGACCGGCGCGCGCGcccgggccgcggcggccgcggcctGCGCCTCGTCGTCTGCTGCGAGGGCAACGCCGGCTTCTATGAGATGGGCTGCCTGTCGGCGCCGCTGGAGGCCGGCTACTCGGTGCTGGGCTGGCACCACGCGCGCGTCGGCGGCGGCTCGGGCGCGCCGTCCCCCGAGCACGACGCCAACGCGGTGGACGTGGCGGTCAGGTTCGCGCTGCAGCGCCTGCGCTTCCCGCCCGCGCACGTGGTGCTCTACGGCTGGTCCATCGGCGCCTTCACCGCCGCCCGGGCCGCCGTGACCTACCCGGAGCTGGGCGCGCTCGTGCTCGACGCCAGCTTCGACGACCTGGTGCCGCTGGCGCTCAAGGTCATGCCGCACAGCTGGAAGGGGCTCGTGGTGCGCACCGTGCGCGAGCACTTCCACCTCGACGTGGCCGCGCCGCTCTGCCGCTACCCGGGCCCGGTGCTGCTGCTGCGGCGCTCGCGGTCCGCCGCGGCGGGCAccccggggcccccgcgccccctgccggccgGCGGCGGGGAGGGCAACCGCGGCGACGAGCTGCTCCTGCGGCTGCTGCGCCACCGCTACCCGGCGCTGATGGCGCGCGAGGGCCTGGCCGCCGTGACGCGCTGGCTGCGGGCCGGGAGCCCCGCGCGGGAGGCCGCCCTgtacgcgcgcgcgcgcgtggaCGACGAGTGGTGCCTGGCGCTGCTGCGCTCCTACCGCGCGCGCCGCGAGGCCGAGCCGCCGGACGCCGGGGCCTGCGGGCCGCACGGGCCGCCCTTCCCGTGGCGGCTGGGCCGGGGCCTGagcgcgcgccgccgccgccagctCGCGCTCTTCCTGGCGCGCAGACACCTCAGGACCGTGGACGCCACGCACTGCAGTCCGCTGGAGCCGGAGGACTTCCAGCTGCCCTGGAGGCTGTAGTCCCCGGCCTGCGGCGGCCGCcggcgccccgcgccccctcccccctccccacgccCACGCCAGTAAAGCCGGCCCTGCCTGGGGATCCCGACCTGCTGAATGGGGAGGGCGCCGCGCACCCCCTCGCCCCTGGTCCCCCCCGCCGAACGCCGCGGACCTCCGTGCGCTCCCACTCCCGGGAGGAGCCAGAGCCCAGCCCGACCCAGCGGTGGTGCCTCGATGCCCCCGCGGGATGGCGGGAAGGCGGGAAGGCGGGAAGGCGGGCGGGGGGCTCCCCGAGGTGCCCCGACCTGGCCTAGGAGACAGGACGGTCCTGGGAGGGGTCCGTGCCCGTCACCCCTCGCTGTGAGAGGACGGTGGTCCGTAGCCCCCGCGGCAGGTGCAGCAGGAGAGCGACGTGGGCGcccgggccccctccccgcctccgcgtTCCTGGTGCTCAGGCAGGCCGCGTGGGGCGCAGGCACACCTGCGCTGGccaccccagggcagggccgggccgggccgggcggggcggggctcccggCCCAAGGGTGCAGCGCTGAACCAGACGCCCCTGGGCGCAGCCGAGCTGACGGGCTGAGCACGGCAGGAGGTGGGGGCCCCTGGCTGTCCCCGCCCCAGGACTGCGGCCAGCCAGGTGGGCTGAGCGGCAGCCGGACAAACCAAGGTGGCGAGTGGGGCAGATGTTTACTGCACAGGCCACGGCAACACGTGGCTGTGATACTccagaggcgggggggggggggggatatgcCTGTGGCCAGGTGAGGCAGGTGCTGGGGGGGGGAGGACATCTGCAGCCAGGTGAGGCAGCTGGGGGATACCTGTGGCCAGGTGCTGGGGGGGACACCTGAGGCCGGGTGAGGCAGGTgggggggcacctgcacccaggTGAGGCAGGCACTGGGGGGAGACACCTGTGTCCAAGTGAGGTAGGTGGAGGGGGGTCACCTGCACTCAGGTGAGGTGGACTCTGGGGGGTGACACCTGTGTCTAGGTGAGGCAGGGGGACACTGCACCCAGGTGAGGCAGGCACTGGGGGCAGACGCCtgtgtccaggtgaggcaggTGCTGGGGGGTTGGGAAGGACACCTGCAGCCAGGTGAGGCAGGTGTAGGGATGCCTGTGGCCAGATGAAGcaggtgctggggggggggggacacctgtgtccaggtgaggcaggTGGGCGGGTCACCTGTACCCAGGTGAGGGCTGAGGCGGGCACTGGGGGGGCGACACCTGTGCACAGgtgaggcaggtggggggcacctgcacccaggTGAGGTGGGCACTGGGGGGTGACACCtgtgtccaggtgaggcaggTGCTGGGGGGTTGGGAAGGACACCTGCAGCCAGGTGAGGCAGGTGTAGGGATGCCTGTGGCCAGGTGAAGCAGGTGCTGGGGGGGACACCtgtgtccaggtgaggcaggTGGGCGGGTCACCTGTACCCAGGTGAGGGCTGAggcgggcactggggggggcgaCACCTGTGGCCAGGTGAGGCAGgtgggggcacctgcacccaggtgaggcgggcactgagggggcgaCGCCTGTTTCCAGGTGAAGCAGGTGCCCCGGGGGGACGCCTGTGGCCAGGTGAGCCTTGAGCGATACACGAAGGGGCTCCGGGCGGCGCGGTCCGCAGGCTCAGGTCCGGAGCGTCCCACCACGTAAGGGTTTGCTCGCAGTGGCGACTCCGAGCCAAAGCGGGGAGGCCTGGGGCCTTGTTTCAGCACCACCGGGTGGTCCAGGGCTGGCTCCCGGCCGAGAAGTCCGGCGTTTGCTGGTGACCCCGGGCCCATCCCTCCGGCctcgcgccccccacccccggcccggcTCCGGGGCTGCCGGAGAAGGAAGCGCAGGGGCCCTGGGGGATCGCGGTACCGGCGCTCGGGGCCTGTCGGTAGGTCGGGgcggagggggcagagggggcgggggggggggggagggggcccggcCGGCAGCGCATGCGCAGACCGGCGCCCGcggccgggggggtgggggggcagcggCGCGGACCCGCCTTTTCCCACGTAACGCGGTGCAATCCCCGCAACAACTGAGGGGAGGAACCACCCCCAGAGTCAGGCGGGCGGGCCTCACGGGGCCTCAAGCGGGCTGTGCGCGGCGTTAGCCTCGGCGCTGCCTGGAAGAGGCCAGCCCCAGGCTGCCCGGCGCCATGTCGGACAgtcctcccactcccactcccactgccccctccccgaggccccgcggcCTGTTCCACCTGCGCCCCGCCGGGGGGCCGACGGAGGCATCCCTTAGGACCGGCCGCCCCTTCCGGCTTCGGCCGCAGCCTCGGCCAATCAGGTTGGGGCAGGTAATAGGGACGGGGCCGAGCCACGCCCTCATTGGACAcagccggcgggggcggggcaggcggCAAGCGGAAGTGGGCCGTCGCGTCGCTGATTACGTCACGCCGCCGTGGCTGAGGCGGTTCCGCTGGCTGGCGTGGACGCGGCGGGCGAGCCCCGGTGCGGCCCGGCGCCAGagaccccggccccgaccccccTGCGGCCCGGCCGCCGCGCGAACATGGACTCCGCAGGCCAAGGTACCCGCGGCCGGCGCCTCGGCGCGTCCCCGGCGGCGCGTCTCGGACCCTCGGGCCCGCCGCCTCCGTCCGCCGCGCGGCTCGCCTGCAGCTGCGAGCCTCAAAGCTTCCGACGGCCGAGGCTCGGCGTCCGGGCCGCTCGGGCGGGTCCCCGGCGCCCCTGCCTCCGCCCGGGCCGCTGGCGGCGTGCCCGGCCGGCCTCCGTCCCCCTCGGGTGGCAACGCGGCTCGGAGCCCGGGCTCCCTGGGGGCGGGCGGCCGAGCGGAGCTGACGGCGCGTTCCTGCGCGGCCGCCCCGGGCAACTGCGGGGCTCCCGGGCTCTGAGACGGTCCGCGGCTCTTCCTGCCCTAGCTCGGGTGCGGGAGGCTCGGCGTTGGGCCTGCTGCGGAGCTGGGCGGGACGAGGGGAGCTGCTTGGCGCCTGCTGCGTGCCGGGTGCGCTGCAGACCCGCCTCGCACGCGGCCTCGCTCCGTTTTCGGGGTGACCCCTTGAGACTTGCTGTGTTGTCCCCATGCAGGTGATGGATGGCACAGCCCTGGGCAGCGGGGACTCCCCGGACCGCCGCGCCGCGCCTTGGCCTGCTTGCTTAGTGCCCAGCCTCTCCCTGGGGTGATGCCTGTGGGCTCAACGTGTCCGCGGGCATTCgtttattaccattattattttttaaacggAAGAGAAGGTTAACGGGGATTTTAAGGCATGTAGCAAATTTGAGCAGGTTCAACGTAGCAGATACAAACGCAGAAGTCAAGTCAGGTAGGTTGAGCTCAGGATCTGTTGGTAAACTGGACACGCTTTATGTCGTGAACAGGTTGGCCAGGAGGTGCTGACCTCAGCTGTCCCGGGGCGTGTGAAGGGAATAAGCCAAATAGAGCATCTTTGgttagtttgtttgtttaatattttattcattcatgtgagacacacagagagagacggaggcagagggagaagcaggagccacgcagggagcccgacgtgggactcgatcccgggaccccaggatgacgccctgggccgaaggcggcactaaaccgctgcaccacccagggatcccagcatcttTGGTTTTAAGTGCAGTCTATTTTTAGCACACTCTGGGATTTCCACTAGAGAAACATAATCTGCAACTAAAGAACTTCTTTCCAACCTTTGTgacttcacatttattttatttgtttccttcttaaAAAGTTCACTTATTTAACGTCTACAGCTCCCGTAGGGCTCGAGCTCCCAGCCCTGGGTTTAagagccagccaagtgctcctGTGCCTTTACTGTTAAATGTGCTAGACATGGTGCCGATTGCGTGGTACTGAAGGACGGCCGTGGGTTCGGAGCTGGGAAGAATTGAAGCTGACGCATGTTTCCTCGTGTGGCATCTCGCCAACTTTTAGTGCAGGCGGGAAGATGCTTTTAAATCAAAGAGAAGATAGTGTAGGAATTGGAACCCGATCCGGTGCAGCAGAGGTGCGGAAGCAGTGTTGCCTCTGCGCCTCGCTGCGTGTTGCTGTGGAGCGAGGGTCGAGGACAGACTACAAGGCGTATTTTGTTTTGCTGACTCCCGGCTGGGGCTGGATGACGGGCATACGCTCCTGGTGTGCAATTTTAGTGTGTGTTCTGCGGATTGGTTGATTGCAAGTGGTGCTTGTGTTTACAGCTGCATTAGGTTTCTCCGCTCTAAAACTTACATCTGTTAGGTCTGACAGCTTTGTGGCAAAGGTTTCCGATCTCAGGAAAGTGCACTCGCATGGGGGAAGCAGTTAGGGTCTGGCTGCCTTTCTTGTGCCCTGAAGTAGCACCTTAGGTGGTCTGAGGCGCCCTTGGCCTGATGCCAAACCATCCCTGCAGAGCTTGTTCAGGTAGAGGTGTTGGTTCTCTCCACGGTCCCCGCCGCCCAGCCTGTCCTCTCcacctctccttcttccttggTGGAGACCTCGGCCTCGTCCACTTCTCTTTAACTTCGTATTGACACCATCTGGCCTTATGTCTCTGGCAGATATCAACCTGAATTCTCCTAACAAAGGTCTGCTGTCCGACTCCATGACAGATGTCCCTGTCGACACGGCGGTGGCTGCCCAGACTCCTGCTGCGGAGGGTCTGAccgaggctgaggaggaggagcttAGGGCTGAGCTTGCAAAGGTGCTGTGTCTTGGCCATTTTTCCTGGGGTAACCATGAACTAATGAGGGGGCAGAGAGCTGGCTGTGCTCTGCAGAAATTGCCCTGGGAGGGCATTCCTAGAGTCCTTCAGAAACTGCTCTTTGTGGCCACGTTGTCTGTGCTCAGCGCCTCGTAAATACTCCATGAGGAGGACGTCTGCATGGGGACAGCTGCTCTGAGCACACCGTCTACTGGGAGTTTCTTCATTAGAATTAACACTTGATAGTTTGGAGACTCCACAAGCCATCTGCCCTggatcttcatttttcttttaaaacatttaatttgtaaaaagtgCTTCATGTgagcattttgtttatttatttttaaagatacagagaggatctccttttttttttttaacaatttatttattcatgagagagaggaagagacacaagcagagggagaagcaggctccctatagggagcctgatgcaggactcgatcccagaaccccgggatcatgcctgggccaaaggcagatgctaaaccactgagccacccaggtgcccctcatgtgaTGATTTTAAAGTGAGTCTTTTAAGAGGAAATGGTAATTAAGACCCAAAATTTCCAAGTACAATTTTTACTTATAGCTTCTGCTGGAGATGTTTCTTTTTACTGTGTGATGCAGAATCTAGTGGTACTCACTTGGGATTCAAAATCTGGggacatggggcagcccgggtgatgCAGCGGATTAGTGCCGCCTGCcacccagcgtgtgatcctggagacctgggatcaagtcccacgtcagtctccctgcatggagcctgcttctccctctgcctgtgtttctgcctctatcattcatgaataaaaataaataaacaaagcaagcaagcaatctttttaaaaaacaaaacctggggACATGAACTTGTCAGTATCTGAGTGTAGCATCTGTCAGTCAGAGCTGGTGTGCTGCCTGTCACAGGCCTCTGCGCTGTCTTCAGAGATGAGCCCTGTGTTGATAAAAGAGCTAGGTGGGCAGATGAACCTCAGCCACGACCAGGTTTCAGACCAAGGGGGAAAAGGATTCAGCGGTTTCTGAGTTGAGTGAAGATTATGGGAGTAGCAACAGGCAATGCAGTGAGGCTCATGCTTTGCACTAGGTCATTTCAGAGTTGAGCTGCAGAGTGGAGAAGTTCTATGTCACTTAAAATTTTCAGCGTGAACTTCCCCTAACACAGCTGGATTGCACACCCTCAAGCCCTGTCGATCATCACACCAGAGTGGAATGTTCTAATCACTGGTTGTTACTGCTGGAGTAATGTGTAATAGTTGGGCCTTAGATGATCCTGTGTTTCTAAATTACATCTTGTTTCAACTGTTTTCTGATGGAAAACTAATGATATAAGGATTCTGAGCTACTTTTTATCACTTTATTCCAAACAACcactttttaaagagaaggaccccccccccctttttttttttaaatggcagctGTTGACACAGGAGCTGGAAACAGACATCTGGTGTTGTGAAACTCCAGAGAATGCTTCTTTCTCAAGTTGcatcctttttgttgttgttgttaattttacgGCCTCAGAAGATTCAGGTCTTTATTGTCAGGAGAGTTTCTCTTACCAGTTCAAACTACTTTAACACAGAAGGGAATTTACTTTTGGCCTGGGTAACTGCCTTTCCCAAGACCTGAGATGACTTCAGGAACATACGCGTTCCCGTAAGGGCTGTTGCTCTGTTATCTGGGTATCTGGCTGGCCGGCCATCTGTTTGTCAGCTCCCCTTCCCAGTGCAGATGGGTCCTGACTGCCAGTAGTTCCAGCTTCTGAGCCCAGAAGGAGAGGGGCTTGACTCTTCAGACACCTGTGCCCCGTCCGGCGGGGGTGGGATGGAGCTATGATAGGCCTGGCGTGGTGATGCGTGGGTGGGCACAGTGATTGCAAGCCCCACCAGAGCCACTTGACTTGGGGGGATGAGACAGTCTTCCCGAAGAAGTTGGAGTGCCAGTACCAGAGAAAAACAGGGTGGTGGTTGGACACAGACTCCGTTCTTAACGCAGGTTATGTTTCTGTAAGCGGAAAGTCCTTAGAGCATTCCGAGAAACTTCTCATTGCAGTGTGTGTGAGGATGTTAGTCACTTCCCACAACACTGGTACTAATCAAGTCAACTGTGTGCTTTTACAGGTGGAAGAGGAAATTGTCACTCTGCGCCAGGTCCTGGCAGCTAAGGAGAGGCACTGTGCGGAGCTGAAAAGGAAGCTGGGCCTCTCTGCCTTGGAAGGCCTGAAGCAGAACCTGTCCAGGAGCTGGCATGACGTGCAGGTCTCGAACGCGTAGGTACCTGCCCTGGGGACTCAAGTATGCCTGTGTGCAAGCAGCCAGCCAGAGGTTCTGGGTCCTTGACCTAACCCCTGGTGTGCAAAGAGCTTAGAGTCTACACATGCTTTTAAAAGGCAGTTGGACGCGCTAGCTAGTTGTCGAAGCAGAAACTGACAAGAGTGTGTTCCAGTGTCCAAAGTTGAGAGGACACTGATGAGGTCCTTAACGAGGCTGATTTTCTGTGATCCCATAGCTCAGTGTGTGCCGAAGCGGACACGAGTCCTTCTCATGAGCACGTTGTGATCACAGCCCCAGGACCTCTGACCCAGATGTGACTCAGTTCTCTGAACTTGGGGAGTGCAGCTACATGGCTCTGAAACACATCCTCCGACATTTGGAGGGTCGGTTTGGGGAAATGTTTCCCATTAAGAAGCCACGTCCCTGCCGAGAGGTTGAATCACATTTCATGAAAATCACCTACAAAATCTTATTTCTCTGTCTTAGGAAGCCCTAGATTTTGAATCCGAAGGGTGACTGCCTTCCTTGCTCCTCACAGCAGTCCTGTTCCCCAAGCGCTGTCTTCCGTGGACTGTCCAGGCCCTCGCTTGGCATGACAGGAAGAGGACTGATTGGCTCTGCCacggcctcccctgggcctgcccAGCAGGTGCTGAGAGGAGGGACAGATCCTGTCCTCAGGCGGGCTGCACACCCAGCATTGCTGCTCTCCagccctcctctgtgctccctgGCCTTGCACCTGTAGTTTGAAACCTTAGTTAAAATAACTGTTCTACGTGATTTACCACAGACTTTCTGTTTTTAGCTATATGAGAACTTCTGAGAAACTTGGAGAGTGGAATGAGAAAGTGACCCAGTCAGACCTGTGAGTGCCTTTGCCGTcacacctccctccccctcctcttcctctctacaCTCCTAGGGACTGGGAGGCTGTGGCACTTGGCACAAACCTGGTTTGGGTGTcttttggctattttatttttagtatttttctgttcttaaacACAAATGGAAGTATAATTCTTGTGAAATGGGTGCCTCCCTCTGGTTGCCACGGATGCATCCCTTAGATGGGAGGCCTAGCTGGGTCTGGGAGCATCTCTGGCTGTTAGGCAGCCCTCAGCCTTCCGAGTGGGCAGACTGGCTGACCGCCATTGGGACTGATGCTGGTGTTCacttgtggggtgggggggtctttCTCCTGCAGACCTAGCTCCAGAGGAGGGGTTCTCACAGCTTCACTCAGACTTAGCGCTGGTTCTTGGGCGAGGGCTGCCGCacaggccatgctggtgggatCTTGGAGGAGCCGCTTTGGTCTCGGGGGCACCAGGTGTCAGCCACACAGGATATTAGCAGAGTAGGAAACACGCAGATCGGTTTTCGTGTCCGTCAGAGCTGTAGTTCAGAGTGAGTCCTGATGTTTTATTTGAGATTCTTACTCATGGTAATAGTACTTCATTGATCTTTGCTCCAATCTGATTATAATTCCTTTGAACTGGGTGGGGTCACGTGTTAAGCTATTCACTTTCGGggattcttttcccttttgttgaGGAGGAAGTGCAGTGGGGGCTCCCAGAGAGCATGGCGGACAGTCCTTTGTGTTTGGAAGGAAATGGTTGTTAACGAGCTGGTCTTTGTGTGCCTGGGACCCAGGTCAGCTGGCTCTGTGCTCGCAGTCGTCATAGCCTGGTGGCACCAGGGGAGCTGGGCACCAGGGCGCTCTGGCGGGTCCTGCGGTTGGTGTGGTTTGGTGTGACCGCAGCCATGGCCACACCCTGGCGTGTTGTTTCTGCGGGGCTGTATCGGAGGATGCCTCCACCACCTGCAGACGTTCTTGAGGTTGAGACAGTGGCTGTCATCTGTGTAGTTTGGGCACCAAGCAGGCTCACGGTGTGCACTTAACCCGAAAAGACTCTCGGGAGACTTTGGTGCTGTTTGTAAAACCGGTTGACAACAGGTTGCTAGGATAGTGTCTCAAATAACTACAACTGTGACTCCTCTGAGAAGCCTGTGGCTCTGGACATGGAAGTGGCTGGTGGGGTGGCCTTCCCAAGCATCTTGCCAGACGGCGGCCATTCCCCTGAGGCCTCACCCCAAATTCCGTTTGTGGAGCAATTGCCAAAGTGACACTCCGGGGGCTGGAGTGTCTCTGCAGGGACGGCCCAGGAGGACGATGACCCAGCTCCTGGTGGGATGACTGGAAACATTGGCTGCCTTGCGCTCCCTGGGGTGAAGGTGCCTGCCTGGTCATTGCTGCAGGAGGCCACTGGTGGGGTGCGACTGCCCTGAGCGTCAGCAAAAATATCTGTGCCTGTAGCGCTGCTT harbors:
- the TPD52L2 gene encoding tumor protein D54 isoform X10, which encodes MDSAGQDINLNSPNKGLLSDSMTDVPVDTAVAAQTPAAEGLTEAEEEELRAELAKVEEEIVTLRQVLAAKERHCAELKRKLGLSALEGLKQNLSRSWHDVQVSNAYMRTSEKLGEWNEKVTQSDLYKKTQETLSQAGQKTSAALSTVGSAISRKLGDMSSSSIRHSISMPAMRNSATFKSFEDRVGTIKSKVVGGRENGSDNLPSPTGSGDKPLPDHTPF
- the TPD52L2 gene encoding tumor protein D54 isoform X11 yields the protein MDSAGQDINLNSPNKGLLSDSMTDVPVDTAVAAQTPAAEGLTEAEEEELRAELAKVEEEIVTLRQVLAAKERHCAELKRKLGLSALEGLKQNLSRSWHDVQVSNAYKKTQETLSQAGQKTSAALSTVGSAISRKLGDMRARPFSHSFSSSSIRHSISMPAMRNSATFKSFEDRVGTIKSKVVGGRENGSDNLPSPTGSGDKPLPDHTPF
- the TPD52L2 gene encoding tumor protein D54 isoform X13, which gives rise to MDSAGQDINLNSPNKGLLSDSMTDVPVDTAVAAQTPAAEGLTEAEEEELRAELAKVEEEIVTLRQVLAAKERHCAELKRKLGLSALEGLKQNLSRSWHDVQVSNAYKKTQETLSQAGQKTSAALSTVGSAISRKLGDMSSSSIRHSISMPAMRNSATFKSFEDRVGTIKSKVVGGRENGSDNLPSPTGSGDKPLPDHTPF
- the TPD52L2 gene encoding tumor protein D54 isoform X8, producing MDSAGQDINLNSPNKGLLSDSMTDVPVDTAVAAQTPAAEGLTEAEEEELRAELAKVEEEIVTLRQVLAAKERHCAELKRKLGLSALEGLKQNLSRSWHDVQVSNAYMRTSEKLGEWNEKVTQSDLYKKTQETLSQAGQKTSAALSTVGSAISRKLGDMRARPFSHSFSHFPCCEVMGGHLTVPCTRSLLKPQAYVLKLSPAGCRFWVSFGGRGEDPGVGGLLSCGGQSSPALQSRVLVDEPMAR
- the TPD52L2 gene encoding tumor protein D54 isoform X9; the protein is MDSAGQDINLNSPNKGLLSDSMTDVPVDTAVAAQTPAAEGLTEAEEEELRAELAKVEEEIVTLRQVLAAKERHCAELKRKLGLSALEGLKQNLSRSWHDVQVSNAYMRTSEKLGEWNEKVTQSDLYKKTQETLSQAGQKTSAALSTVGSAISRKLGDMRARPFSHSFSSSSIRHSISMPAMRNSATFKSFEDRVGTIKSKVVGGRENGSDNLPSPTGSGDKPLPDHTPF
- the TPD52L2 gene encoding tumor protein D54 isoform X14; this encodes MDSAGQDINLNSPNKGLLSDSMTDVPVDTAVAAQTPAAEGLTEAEEEELRAELAKVEEEIVTLRQVLAAKERHCAELKRKLGLSALEGLKQNLSRSWHDVQVSNAYKKTQETLSQAGQKTSAALSTVGSAISRKLGDMRNSATFKSFEDRVGTIKSKVVGGRENGSDNLPSPTGSGDKPLPDHTPF